Proteins co-encoded in one Arachis hypogaea cultivar Tifrunner chromosome 11, arahy.Tifrunner.gnm2.J5K5, whole genome shotgun sequence genomic window:
- the LOC112722254 gene encoding E3 ubiquitin-protein ligase At1g63170 isoform X2, whose product MAAIPSSNRSPDDFTVDQTPLIANSNGGGGGGTYDESNSGRRFVRRQSLRQAARFLRQGSGRRSMREPSMVVRETAAAQLEERQSDWAYSKPVVVLDVLWNFAFVVAGATVLVLSRNESPNVPLRLWILGYAAQCIVHVACVCVEYRKRRRRTEQQQQSTSDVVQGVNGVGVGGSGDLSSGSMEGSGHYLTLAQFDEDGTSMPKHLESANTMFSFIWWVVGFYWVSASGQDLAQEAPLLYWLCIVFLGFDVFFVVFCIALACIIGIAVCCCLPCIIALLYAVADQARASKEDIEQLSKFKFQRNENNEKLTDNTQVSAGGVMIECRVDSPIEHVLSDEDAECCICLSAYEDGVDLRQLPCGHHFHCACVDKWLYINATCPLCKYNILKSSRSAQEEV is encoded by the exons ATGGCGGCGATACCGTCGTCGAACCGTTCCCCCGACGACTTCACCGTCGATCAAACGCCGCTAATCGCGAACTCTAACGGCGGCGGTGGTGGAGGCACCTACGACGAATCGAACTCCGGCCGCAGATTTGTTCGGCGGCAGAGCCTCCGCCAGGCTGCGCGGTTTCTCCGGCAGGGGAGCGGGCGTAGGTCGATGCGGGAGCCGTCGATGGTGGTGAGGGAGACGGCGGCGGCGCAGCTGGAGGAGCGGCAGAGCGATTGGGCGTACTCGAAGCCGGTGGTGGTGCTCGACGTCCTCTGGAACTTCGCGTTCGTGGTGGCAGGCGCTACTGTGCTAGTCCTGAGCCGGAACGAGTCGCCGAACGTGCCGCTGAGGTTGTGGATCTTAGGGTACGCGGCGCAGTGCATTGTCCACGTGGCGTGCGTGTGCGTTGAGTAtcggaagaggaggaggaggacggaGCAGCAGCAGCAGAGCACGAGCGACGTCGTTCAAGGTGTTAATGGAGTTGGCGTTGGGGGGAGTGGAGATTTAAGCTCCGGTTCCATGGAAGGTTCTGGACACTATTTGACATTGGCTCAATTCGATGAGGACGGCACAAG CATGCCAAAGCATTTGGAATCAGCCAACACAATGTTTTCCTTTATTTGGTGGGTTGTCGGGTTCTATTGGGTATCAGCTAGTGGTCAAGACTTAGCCCAAGAGGCTCCTCTGCTTTATTG GTTATGTATAGTCTTCCTGGGTTTCGATGTTTTCTTTGTCGTTTTCTGCATTGCACTGGCATGCATCATTGGTATTGCTGTTTGCTGTTGTCTTCCGTGCATCATTGCACTTCTATATGCAGTTGCAGACCAGGCAA GGGCATCTAAAGAAGATATTGAGCAGTTGTCGAAATTCAAATTCCAAAGGAATGAAAATAATGAGAAACTCACTGATAATACACAAGTATCTGCTGGGGGAGTAATGATAGAATGCCGAGTTGATTCACCTATTGAACATGTTCTTTCTGACGAGGATGCG GAATGTTGCATCTGCCTTTCTGCATATGAGGATGGTGTTGATCTAAGACAACTTCCCTGTGGTCACCATTTTCACTGTGCTTGTGTGGACAAATGGCTATACATTAATGCTACCTGCCCCCTCTGCAAGTATAATATCCTAAAAAGTAGCAGAAGTGCTCAAGAGGAAGTGTAG
- the LOC112722254 gene encoding E3 ubiquitin-protein ligase At1g63170 isoform X1: MAAIPSSNRSPDDFTVDQTPLIANSNGGGGGGTYDESNSGRRFVRRQSLRQAARFLRQGSGRRSMREPSMVVRETAAAQLEERQSDWAYSKPVVVLDVLWNFAFVVAGATVLVLSRNESPNVPLRLWILGYAAQCIVHVACVCVEYRKRRRRTEQQQQSTSDVVQGVNGVGVGGSGDLSSGSMEGSGHYLTLAQFDEDGTSMPKHLESANTMFSFIWWVVGFYWVSASGQDLAQEAPLLYWLCIVFLGFDVFFVVFCIALACIIGIAVCCCLPCIIALLYAVADQEGASKEDIEQLSKFKFQRNENNEKLTDNTQVSAGGVMIECRVDSPIEHVLSDEDAECCICLSAYEDGVDLRQLPCGHHFHCACVDKWLYINATCPLCKYNILKSSRSAQEEV, from the exons ATGGCGGCGATACCGTCGTCGAACCGTTCCCCCGACGACTTCACCGTCGATCAAACGCCGCTAATCGCGAACTCTAACGGCGGCGGTGGTGGAGGCACCTACGACGAATCGAACTCCGGCCGCAGATTTGTTCGGCGGCAGAGCCTCCGCCAGGCTGCGCGGTTTCTCCGGCAGGGGAGCGGGCGTAGGTCGATGCGGGAGCCGTCGATGGTGGTGAGGGAGACGGCGGCGGCGCAGCTGGAGGAGCGGCAGAGCGATTGGGCGTACTCGAAGCCGGTGGTGGTGCTCGACGTCCTCTGGAACTTCGCGTTCGTGGTGGCAGGCGCTACTGTGCTAGTCCTGAGCCGGAACGAGTCGCCGAACGTGCCGCTGAGGTTGTGGATCTTAGGGTACGCGGCGCAGTGCATTGTCCACGTGGCGTGCGTGTGCGTTGAGTAtcggaagaggaggaggaggacggaGCAGCAGCAGCAGAGCACGAGCGACGTCGTTCAAGGTGTTAATGGAGTTGGCGTTGGGGGGAGTGGAGATTTAAGCTCCGGTTCCATGGAAGGTTCTGGACACTATTTGACATTGGCTCAATTCGATGAGGACGGCACAAG CATGCCAAAGCATTTGGAATCAGCCAACACAATGTTTTCCTTTATTTGGTGGGTTGTCGGGTTCTATTGGGTATCAGCTAGTGGTCAAGACTTAGCCCAAGAGGCTCCTCTGCTTTATTG GTTATGTATAGTCTTCCTGGGTTTCGATGTTTTCTTTGTCGTTTTCTGCATTGCACTGGCATGCATCATTGGTATTGCTGTTTGCTGTTGTCTTCCGTGCATCATTGCACTTCTATATGCAGTTGCAGACCAG GAAGGGGCATCTAAAGAAGATATTGAGCAGTTGTCGAAATTCAAATTCCAAAGGAATGAAAATAATGAGAAACTCACTGATAATACACAAGTATCTGCTGGGGGAGTAATGATAGAATGCCGAGTTGATTCACCTATTGAACATGTTCTTTCTGACGAGGATGCG GAATGTTGCATCTGCCTTTCTGCATATGAGGATGGTGTTGATCTAAGACAACTTCCCTGTGGTCACCATTTTCACTGTGCTTGTGTGGACAAATGGCTATACATTAATGCTACCTGCCCCCTCTGCAAGTATAATATCCTAAAAAGTAGCAGAAGTGCTCAAGAGGAAGTGTAG